The following proteins come from a genomic window of Merismopedia glauca CCAP 1448/3:
- a CDS encoding type II toxin-antitoxin system mRNA interferase toxin, RelE/StbE family, with amino-acid sequence MAEEISKFQIRFSKKAQKDIAELTDLQKQKLKLLLDERISVNPYAGKQLKGQLKGLYSYRLNRKDRIVYEIYDQERTVLVIRARTHYGD; translated from the coding sequence TTGGCTGAAGAAATTTCCAAATTCCAAATCCGGTTTTCCAAAAAAGCTCAAAAAGATATTGCTGAACTGACAGATCTGCAAAAGCAAAAACTTAAACTACTCTTGGATGAAAGAATATCAGTCAACCCTTATGCTGGTAAGCAACTAAAAGGTCAGTTAAAAGGTCTGTATTCATATCGATTGAATCGCAAAGATCGAATTGTTTATGAAATCTACGATCAAGAGCGAACCGTTTTAGTTATTAGAGCCAGAACCCACTATGGAGACTGA
- a CDS encoding retroviral-like aspartic protease family protein, whose product MSSVKTKEMGKVTTTIIVTNLVDQIMADRGFISADEIRSVTLENVLVDTGASRLCLPAEIIAQLGLTIAGEVEVKTAVGTRKVRVFQGLKLSVEGREGTFNCVELPESEDPLLGLIPLEDLGLEPDLQNQRLRLLPNEGKDTYLMVF is encoded by the coding sequence ATGTCGTCGGTTAAAACTAAAGAAATGGGCAAAGTTACCACCACAATTATAGTCACCAATCTAGTAGACCAAATTATGGCAGATCGGGGGTTTATCTCTGCTGATGAAATCCGTTCTGTGACGCTAGAAAATGTCTTAGTCGATACGGGTGCTAGCAGACTTTGTTTACCCGCAGAAATTATCGCCCAGTTAGGTTTAACAATTGCTGGAGAAGTAGAGGTAAAAACCGCAGTAGGTACTAGAAAAGTCCGTGTTTTTCAAGGTTTGAAGCTTTCTGTAGAAGGAAGAGAAGGGACATTTAATTGTGTAGAACTTCCAGAAAGTGAAGATCCTTTATTGGGTTTGATTCCTTTAGAGGATTTAGGTTTAGAACCTGACTTGCAAAATCAACGCTTGCGACTGTTACCAAATGAAGGTAAAGATACGTATTTAATG
- a CDS encoding glycosyltransferase family 4 protein, with the protein MLNKSLKLLILSTPVGALGSGLGGGVELTLYNLVQEMQQRGHKLTVVAPEGSKLDNNPVVEILGNYQITAQTQSLDNPIIMPMNSVLGNMWEYARQNQHEYDLIFNIAYDWLPFYLTPFFEKAIAHFISMGSLMAATDEMMGKIAAKYPGTIGVYTQSQADTFPFAQYCHCLGSGIDLSLYEFSATADTALAWLGRIAPEKGLEDAVAAVEKTGIKLKIMGKVQDEAYWQQIQANYPNAPIEYLGFLSTSEMQKQVRNCQALIMTPRWIEAFGNVAIEALACGVPVISYHRGGPAEIVQDGKTGYLVTPDSVEGLVAAIESIDEIDRYACRQQAESEYSLTAWGDRMEQWFYRILANLD; encoded by the coding sequence ATGCTCAATAAATCCTTGAAACTGCTCATTCTTTCGACTCCTGTGGGTGCTTTGGGTTCTGGACTTGGTGGTGGTGTGGAACTGACTCTCTACAACTTAGTCCAAGAAATGCAGCAAAGGGGTCATAAATTAACTGTAGTTGCTCCTGAAGGTTCAAAATTAGATAACAATCCTGTGGTGGAAATTCTAGGGAATTATCAAATTACGGCGCAAACTCAAAGCTTAGATAATCCGATTATTATGCCAATGAATTCGGTTTTAGGCAATATGTGGGAATATGCGCGTCAGAATCAGCATGAGTACGATTTGATCTTCAATATTGCCTACGACTGGCTCCCTTTCTATTTAACTCCATTTTTTGAAAAGGCGATCGCTCATTTCATCAGTATGGGTTCTCTCATGGCGGCAACTGATGAGATGATGGGGAAAATTGCCGCAAAATATCCAGGAACTATCGGTGTCTACACGCAAAGTCAAGCGGATACTTTCCCTTTTGCCCAATATTGCCACTGTTTGGGTAGCGGTATAGATTTATCTTTATATGAATTTAGTGCTACTGCTGATACGGCTTTGGCTTGGTTGGGAAGAATTGCGCCAGAGAAAGGTTTAGAAGATGCGGTAGCTGCGGTGGAAAAGACAGGTATTAAGCTCAAAATTATGGGCAAAGTTCAAGATGAGGCTTATTGGCAACAGATTCAAGCTAATTACCCCAACGCACCGATAGAATATTTAGGTTTTCTGTCTACTAGCGAGATGCAGAAACAAGTCCGTAACTGTCAAGCTTTAATTATGACTCCCCGTTGGATTGAAGCTTTTGGGAATGTCGCAATTGAAGCTTTGGCTTGTGGAGTACCAGTTATATCTTATCACCGAGGTGGTCCTGCGGAAATCGTTCAAGATGGCAAAACAGGTTACCTAGTAACTCCAGATAGCGTAGAGGGCTTAGTAGCTGCCATAGAAAGCATCGATGAGATAGATCGCTATGCTTGTAGACAGCAAGCTGAGAGTGAATATTCTTTAACTGCTTGGGGCGATCGCATGGAACAATGGTTTTACCGCATCTTAGCCAATTTAGATTAA
- a CDS encoding type II toxin-antitoxin system Phd/YefM family antitoxin, whose amino-acid sequence MTYHVTADYAHQNFDEIIQRASTEPEGIIIVKDNKSFVLIDRQELEALIETSELLDIPNLATDIAQARAEYQKGETLTMEDIFG is encoded by the coding sequence ATGACTTATCACGTTACCGCAGACTATGCCCATCAGAACTTTGATGAAATCATCCAGCGTGCTAGCACAGAACCTGAAGGCATCATCATCGTTAAAGATAACAAAAGTTTTGTACTCATTGACCGACAGGAATTAGAGGCACTAATTGAAACCTCAGAACTTCTCGATATCCCTAATCTTGCCACTGATATTGCTCAAGCTAGAGCAGAATATCAAAAAGGTGAAACCCTGACGATGGAGGATATCTTTGGCTGA